A genomic stretch from Chitinophaga agri includes:
- a CDS encoding solute:sodium symporter family transporter, whose protein sequence is MNVGALLSFLLVTLLVALISWYKTRRENLQTASGLFFANRNLGFLVVGGALFFTNISAVQFIGENELVYTNNMSVMAWGMSSILAMLLVSEFIMPVYLRSGISTTPDFLEERYDTGTKRFVSVIFLVSYIVNMLPSVLYSGAISFNGLFRVSDALHLDYWATIWILVWLIGLIGCLYTVLGGLKAVAISDTVLGIGMFAGGILLPYAALKYLGHGSAGTGMDMLLAARRDHFNAIGGPHDAVPFPTIFTGMFLVNLYYWGTEQYIVQQALASRSLAESQKGIAVACVGKIISPLLLNIPGLIAVLLYPSMTNTAEVFPKIVSDVSSPVLTGFIAAITFGAALTTFNAGLNSTSTLFVLNLYKPFKAWRQEEISERQLVRVSRRFELLVCLLAMTIAPFIVFAQQGLYTYIQMVSGLFSVPIFTILIMGLLHKRMPAIAAKIGLTFFIVTYSVSQLLVDTGLHFLHVLAVLFVLTVILMIIVAAFYPRKEPFVQQWNNVVDLQPWKRRHVYTALLLLGMVALFVIFSPWGLARP, encoded by the coding sequence ATGAATGTCGGTGCGTTATTGAGTTTTCTGCTGGTGACCCTCCTGGTTGCACTGATCTCCTGGTATAAAACCAGGAGGGAGAACCTGCAGACAGCATCCGGCCTTTTCTTCGCTAACCGTAACCTGGGATTCCTGGTGGTCGGTGGCGCTCTTTTCTTTACCAATATCAGTGCGGTACAGTTTATCGGAGAGAATGAACTGGTGTATACTAATAACATGAGTGTGATGGCATGGGGGATGTCTTCCATCCTTGCCATGCTGCTGGTCTCTGAGTTTATCATGCCAGTCTATCTGCGCAGCGGGATCTCCACTACACCCGATTTCCTGGAGGAGCGGTACGACACCGGTACCAAACGTTTTGTATCTGTTATTTTCCTTGTCAGTTATATTGTGAACATGCTACCCTCTGTATTGTACAGTGGGGCGATTTCATTTAATGGCCTGTTTCGCGTATCTGACGCCCTGCACCTGGACTACTGGGCTACGATCTGGATACTGGTATGGCTCATTGGGCTCATCGGATGCCTGTACACCGTACTGGGTGGATTAAAAGCAGTGGCTATTTCGGATACCGTGCTGGGAATAGGCATGTTTGCCGGAGGGATCTTACTGCCATATGCCGCCCTGAAGTACCTGGGACATGGTTCCGCCGGTACCGGGATGGATATGCTGCTGGCTGCCCGGAGAGATCATTTCAATGCGATTGGCGGTCCGCATGATGCCGTGCCTTTTCCGACCATCTTTACCGGGATGTTCCTGGTGAACCTTTACTACTGGGGCACAGAACAGTATATCGTACAGCAGGCCCTGGCTTCGCGGAGTCTGGCAGAAAGTCAGAAGGGAATTGCAGTGGCGTGTGTGGGAAAGATCATTTCTCCGTTGCTGCTCAATATACCCGGGTTGATCGCAGTACTGCTTTATCCGTCAATGACCAATACAGCGGAAGTTTTTCCTAAAATAGTGAGTGATGTATCCTCGCCGGTACTGACAGGTTTTATAGCTGCCATTACCTTTGGCGCCGCCCTGACCACCTTTAATGCGGGGCTGAACAGTACCAGTACGCTCTTTGTACTCAATCTCTACAAACCATTCAAGGCATGGCGGCAGGAAGAGATCAGTGAGCGGCAGCTGGTAAGGGTCAGCAGGCGTTTCGAACTGCTGGTTTGTTTGCTGGCAATGACCATCGCCCCTTTTATCGTTTTTGCCCAACAGGGACTGTATACCTATATTCAGATGGTTAGCGGCCTTTTTAGCGTCCCGATTTTCACGATCCTTATCATGGGCCTCCTGCACAAGCGAATGCCCGCTATTGCGGCTAAAATTGGCCTTACGTTCTTTATTGTTACCTACTCAGTATCCCAGTTACTTGTGGATACTGGTCTGCACTTCCTGCATGTACTGGCTGTACTGTTTGTCCTGACAGTTATCCTGATGATAATAGTAGCTGCATTTTATCCCCGGAAGGAACCTTTCGTACAGCAATGGAACAATGTGGTGGACCTGCAACCCTGGAAACGCCGGCATGTATATACGGCGCTGCTGCTACTGGGAATGGTAGCATTGTTTGTGATTTTCTCTCCCTGGGGCCTGGCCCGTCCGTAG
- a CDS encoding GntR family transcriptional regulator has translation MKTILEKIQELDEIPSYSKHERFVEGIVNAINEKIISVGDPLPSVNAMISGLGYARETVIKGYRELQNRGLIESKNRLGYFVSDDNTRQSLKIALLMYTIDTFQEQFYRSFRNELGPDVHLDVFFHHGNIEVFETVFSMVKNRHYGMYVISPIHHPRTRELLNTIPRQKLLMFDRYEPLEGDFHYVVQEFEKSSYAVFEQLADVIAKYDRMVFFHNPDSLFPPEIVRSFEHFTKEYNIKGEVQREYEPGSVQKGVVYYVNENAELWNLLRDCNAKNIQPGRDIGILSHNDEPVKELVGNGITTYSVSFSEMGKRAARAVVSREPLQEVLPTKLIRRNSL, from the coding sequence ATGAAGACAATTTTGGAAAAGATACAGGAGCTGGACGAGATCCCTTCTTACTCCAAGCATGAGCGGTTTGTGGAGGGTATTGTGAATGCGATCAATGAGAAGATCATCTCTGTAGGTGATCCGCTGCCTTCTGTGAATGCCATGATCTCCGGACTGGGCTATGCCCGGGAGACGGTGATCAAGGGCTATCGTGAACTACAGAACCGCGGTCTTATTGAGTCCAAGAACAGGCTAGGCTATTTTGTTTCAGATGATAATACGCGGCAGTCGCTAAAGATAGCGCTGCTGATGTATACCATAGACACCTTCCAGGAACAGTTTTATCGCAGCTTCAGAAATGAACTGGGTCCGGATGTACACCTGGACGTATTCTTCCATCATGGTAACATAGAAGTATTTGAGACCGTCTTCTCAATGGTGAAGAACAGGCATTACGGTATGTATGTGATCTCTCCGATCCATCATCCCCGTACCCGGGAGCTCCTGAATACCATCCCTCGTCAGAAACTGCTGATGTTTGACCGGTATGAGCCGCTGGAGGGAGACTTTCACTATGTGGTGCAGGAGTTTGAGAAGTCCTCTTATGCTGTCTTTGAGCAGCTGGCCGACGTGATCGCGAAATATGACCGGATGGTCTTCTTCCATAATCCGGATTCCCTGTTTCCGCCTGAAATTGTCAGGTCATTTGAGCATTTTACAAAAGAATACAATATCAAAGGAGAGGTGCAGCGGGAGTATGAACCCGGTTCAGTACAGAAAGGAGTTGTATATTACGTGAACGAGAATGCGGAGCTCTGGAACCTGTTGAGAGACTGCAACGCAAAGAATATACAGCCGGGCAGGGATATCGGCATCCTTTCCCACAACGACGAGCCGGTGAAAGAGCTGGTCGGTAATGGTATTACTACGTATTCCGTTAGCTTCAGTGAGATGGGTAAACGGGCGGCCCGGGCGGTCGTAAGCCGGGAGCCGTTGCAGGAGGTGCTGCCTACAAAGCTGATCAGACGTAATTCCCTTTGA
- a CDS encoding alpha-galactosidase: protein MSKKLLSILFFLAVITLAAKSETIHIATRETELVLQTAQNGRLYQLYLGPRLAVPDDYSLLTAKMKSRSDGQAWEAYPVSGTETYFEPAFGIRHNDGNQATVLQYVSHTAKKVSDDVTETTIILKDVLYPVQVKLYYRTFAKDNIIESWTEISHTEKKPVNISQYASSMLYWKRNQYFLTEFSGDWAKEVNMSTVPLSFGKKVVDTKLGARANMHVSPFFTVGLGGAPRENEGEVLMGTLAWTGNFRFTFEVDNENNLRVVSGINPYASDYTLDPGKVFKTPSFIFTLSGQGTGKGSRDLHRWARNYQLKDGKGDRLTLLNNWEATGFDFNEQKLHDLFTEAKDLGVDMFLLDDGWFANKYPRHSDTQGLGDWQPTTAKLPNGVPALVKGAKDAGVKFGIWIEPEMVSQKSELFEKHPDWVILLPNRERYYFRNQLVLDLSNPAVQEHVFGVIDHLMTENPQLAYLKWDCNSPITNIYSPYLKDRQNNLYVDYVRGLYKVLDRIKEKYPNLPMMLCSGGGGRTDYEGLRYFTEFWPSDNTDPVQRLFIQWGYSQFFPSKAIAAHVTSWNHDANIKFRVDVAMQGKLGFDINVKGMRPEEQAFCKSAVANYERLKDVNYNGDQYRLVSPYDGNHTAMMYVSESRKQAIVYAYDVFPLFSENLVAVKCQGLDPAAKYRVKEINLMPGAQPDEAFNGKVYSGDYLMKIGLDLFTSTKLHSRILELEAAE, encoded by the coding sequence ATGAGCAAGAAGCTATTGTCCATTTTGTTTTTCCTGGCTGTTATAACCCTGGCAGCCAAGTCGGAAACAATCCACATCGCCACAAGAGAAACGGAACTCGTATTGCAGACAGCACAAAACGGTCGTCTGTATCAACTCTATCTCGGGCCCCGTCTCGCTGTGCCGGATGACTACAGTCTCCTGACAGCTAAAATGAAGTCCCGCAGTGACGGACAGGCCTGGGAAGCCTATCCGGTGTCGGGCACTGAGACCTATTTCGAACCGGCATTCGGCATCCGTCATAATGATGGTAACCAGGCCACTGTGTTACAGTATGTATCACATACCGCAAAAAAGGTATCCGATGATGTGACAGAAACAACCATCATCCTGAAAGATGTGTTATACCCGGTACAGGTAAAACTGTATTACCGCACTTTCGCCAAAGACAACATTATCGAGTCCTGGACAGAGATCAGTCACACCGAAAAGAAACCGGTGAACATCAGCCAGTACGCTTCTTCCATGTTATACTGGAAACGCAATCAGTACTTCCTGACTGAATTCAGCGGCGACTGGGCGAAAGAGGTCAATATGAGCACGGTGCCACTGAGCTTCGGCAAGAAGGTAGTGGATACCAAGCTGGGCGCCCGTGCGAACATGCATGTATCTCCTTTCTTCACAGTGGGCCTCGGTGGGGCACCGCGTGAGAACGAGGGAGAAGTGCTGATGGGTACCCTGGCATGGACAGGTAATTTCCGTTTTACATTCGAAGTAGATAATGAAAATAACCTGCGGGTAGTATCAGGTATCAATCCATATGCATCCGATTATACACTCGACCCGGGTAAAGTATTCAAGACACCGTCTTTCATCTTTACATTAAGTGGACAGGGCACAGGTAAAGGTAGCCGCGACCTGCACAGATGGGCGCGTAATTATCAGTTGAAAGATGGTAAGGGCGATCGTCTGACCCTGCTGAACAACTGGGAAGCGACCGGTTTTGATTTCAATGAGCAGAAGCTCCATGACCTCTTTACAGAAGCGAAAGACCTGGGAGTAGATATGTTCCTGCTCGATGACGGATGGTTTGCTAACAAATATCCCCGTCACAGTGATACACAGGGACTGGGTGACTGGCAGCCTACCACTGCCAAACTGCCGAATGGTGTGCCAGCCCTGGTAAAAGGTGCGAAGGATGCAGGCGTGAAGTTCGGTATCTGGATAGAGCCGGAAATGGTCAGTCAGAAGAGCGAGCTGTTTGAGAAACATCCTGACTGGGTGATCCTGCTGCCTAACCGGGAGCGTTATTATTTCCGTAATCAGTTGGTACTGGACCTGAGCAATCCGGCGGTACAGGAGCATGTTTTCGGTGTGATAGATCACCTGATGACAGAAAACCCACAGCTGGCTTATCTGAAATGGGATTGTAACAGTCCGATCACCAATATATATTCTCCGTATCTGAAAGATCGCCAGAATAACCTGTATGTAGATTATGTGCGTGGTTTGTACAAGGTACTGGACCGTATTAAGGAAAAGTATCCCAATCTGCCGATGATGCTTTGCTCCGGCGGTGGCGGACGTACCGACTATGAAGGTCTGCGTTATTTCACCGAGTTCTGGCCAAGTGATAACACCGACCCGGTACAGCGCCTGTTCATCCAGTGGGGCTATTCTCAGTTCTTCCCGTCCAAGGCGATCGCAGCACACGTGACCAGCTGGAACCATGATGCGAATATTAAGTTCCGCGTTGATGTGGCCATGCAGGGTAAACTGGGTTTTGATATCAATGTAAAGGGCATGCGTCCGGAAGAGCAGGCATTCTGTAAGTCGGCAGTGGCCAACTACGAGCGCCTGAAGGATGTTAACTATAATGGCGACCAGTACCGTTTGGTATCACCATATGATGGTAACCACACTGCCATGATGTATGTAAGTGAATCCAGGAAACAGGCCATCGTATATGCCTATGACGTATTCCCGTTGTTCTCGGAGAACCTGGTGGCAGTAAAATGCCAGGGACTGGATCCTGCTGCTAAATACCGGGTGAAGGAAATCAACCTGATGCCGGGTGCACAACCGGATGAGGCATTCAATGGAAAAGTATATTCCGGAGATTACCTGATGAAAATAGGGCTGGATTTGTTTACTTCTACTAAATTGCATAGCCGTATACTGGAACTGGAAGCTGCAGAGTAA
- a CDS encoding alpha-galactosidase has translation MKKLLQVSPRLLLAVFMLLLSGVIHAATPVEWKIIYDKTSKTVRLQNAAGNVDLQLFASYKWNGKLITTKDYASNALAVRQMRNVSGTGALVQVTYTDEQLPTLVQSFYQYTGKDYLLTDFTVVARSGNVASNYMAPVNLTDLTPALGAGEKRALFIPFDNDKWIRFQSHPLNFSSLTSYEVTAVFDGTTRRGLVVGSVEHDFWKSAVTMNKADNSNAYTLTCYGGVADETTRDLLPHGAQEGQTIRSPKVLVGVFADWRDGMDAYGAANAKIAPRRPWKKPMPIGWNSWGVLQFNLNYQKALEVSDFFHDNLQPDHFANKDGAVVIGLDSGWDSFTEEQLKDFVKHCKANGQIAGIYWTPFTDWGKRPDANIKEAPEYAFKDVYLYANGQPQDIDGAYAIDPTHPAIEARMKKVSELFHRCGFEYVKVDFMAHGAINADKWYKPEVRSGIAAYNYGMQLLDKYFGDMYINLSIAPIFPAQYAQSRRIACDAWNKIKDTEYTLNAVSYGWWINHIYQFNDADHVVLQQASEGENRARVTSAVITGLFITGDDFSKGGSEEGKRKAKQFLTNAEVNAAAMGRSFRPVEGTGERSEDQFVLTDAKGNTWYAIFNYTEDPRSIQLPLERLGLDPAKQYRVRDLWSHTDVNAGQTFHIPAKDVLFLKINSRRAGK, from the coding sequence ATGAAAAAGTTATTACAGGTCTCTCCGCGTTTGCTACTAGCGGTGTTCATGCTTCTACTGTCTGGTGTTATACATGCAGCTACACCGGTAGAATGGAAAATTATTTACGACAAAACCAGTAAGACCGTTCGCCTGCAAAATGCTGCCGGCAATGTAGATCTTCAGCTGTTCGCTTCCTACAAGTGGAACGGAAAGCTGATCACTACAAAGGACTACGCCAGCAATGCGCTGGCGGTAAGGCAGATGCGCAACGTATCGGGTACGGGCGCACTGGTGCAGGTGACCTATACTGATGAGCAATTGCCCACACTCGTGCAATCTTTCTATCAGTATACAGGTAAGGATTATTTGCTGACTGATTTTACTGTGGTGGCCCGCTCAGGGAATGTTGCGTCTAACTACATGGCGCCGGTGAACCTGACCGATCTGACCCCGGCACTGGGCGCCGGTGAAAAACGTGCGTTGTTCATTCCTTTTGATAATGATAAATGGATCCGTTTTCAGTCTCACCCGCTGAACTTCTCATCGCTGACCAGCTATGAAGTAACCGCAGTATTCGATGGTACTACCCGTCGTGGATTAGTGGTCGGTTCAGTAGAGCATGACTTCTGGAAGTCGGCTGTTACGATGAATAAAGCCGATAATAGCAATGCCTATACACTCACCTGCTACGGTGGTGTGGCGGATGAAACGACCCGTGATCTGTTGCCCCATGGTGCACAGGAAGGACAAACGATCCGCTCTCCAAAGGTACTGGTGGGCGTGTTTGCAGACTGGCGTGATGGTATGGATGCGTATGGCGCTGCCAATGCGAAGATCGCACCCCGCAGGCCCTGGAAGAAGCCTATGCCGATAGGCTGGAACAGCTGGGGTGTATTGCAGTTCAATCTTAACTATCAGAAAGCACTGGAAGTATCTGACTTCTTCCATGACAATTTACAGCCTGATCATTTCGCCAATAAAGACGGTGCGGTAGTGATCGGACTGGACTCAGGATGGGATAGCTTCACGGAAGAGCAGCTGAAGGATTTTGTCAAACATTGTAAAGCCAATGGTCAGATAGCTGGTATTTACTGGACGCCTTTTACGGACTGGGGTAAACGTCCGGATGCTAATATCAAAGAAGCGCCGGAATATGCATTCAAAGATGTATACTTGTATGCCAATGGACAACCACAGGATATAGACGGTGCATATGCGATTGACCCGACCCATCCCGCGATAGAAGCCAGGATGAAAAAAGTATCCGAGCTCTTTCACCGCTGTGGTTTCGAGTATGTGAAGGTGGATTTTATGGCGCATGGCGCGATCAATGCCGACAAGTGGTACAAACCGGAAGTGAGATCAGGGATAGCCGCTTATAACTATGGTATGCAACTGCTGGATAAATATTTCGGCGATATGTATATTAACCTGTCTATCGCGCCTATCTTCCCTGCGCAGTATGCACAGTCCCGCCGTATTGCCTGTGATGCATGGAATAAAATTAAGGATACAGAATATACATTGAACGCAGTATCTTACGGCTGGTGGATCAATCATATCTATCAGTTCAATGATGCCGACCACGTTGTGCTGCAGCAGGCATCAGAAGGAGAGAACCGTGCCCGCGTTACCTCGGCTGTTATTACAGGACTGTTCATCACTGGTGATGATTTCAGTAAGGGTGGCAGTGAGGAAGGAAAAAGAAAAGCAAAACAGTTTTTAACCAATGCAGAAGTAAATGCCGCCGCTATGGGCCGCAGCTTCCGTCCGGTAGAAGGTACTGGTGAAAGATCAGAAGACCAGTTCGTGCTGACCGATGCCAAAGGTAATACCTGGTATGCCATTTTCAACTATACCGAAGATCCACGCAGTATACAGCTGCCATTAGAAAGACTGGGCCTTGATCCTGCAAAACAGTACCGTGTACGTGACCTCTGGTCGCACACCGATGTGAATGCAGGGCAGACCTTTCATATTCCGGCTAAAGACGTTCTTTTTTTGAAAATCAACAGCCGCCGGGCTGGTAAATAA
- a CDS encoding RagB/SusD family nutrient uptake outer membrane protein, with translation MKRTIKLSFVAGLAMFSASCSNFLDERSTTKLDESQVYSDVNLVETSLKGIYANWKAVRTDEQGLIMMMGTDEIQQGAFQMKSDAQKGGLDRYDGNLNSNLNHIANQWNIRWPMVNESAKIIKGLGTGDVTPGSREAKLLGEASFVRGFLDFQLAMYWGEIPIRDLSREGELGFRRQPLKDVWTFIIADLQRAADNCPKTNDAGRATAGAAWAMLGKAYMSAPVSTGLRDFAKAAACFEKMMADYSLVPYKDLWDYTKPNTTEAILEFQFSPVYPNNNKIQFQIGSRAVQAFFGDGCFYSGYDKVVPTQYAYSSVDSGGIWEPGDQRRFESIRYDFTYYGETPTLDPIRWEDLGNDFDELLPHVKKYEDFRTDKHADNKINNMWNSGKNIPVLRLADVKLSYAECLNELGRTPEAINIVNEVRTRAWGGVLPDERKWKTLSQDAFRTAIMDERMRELFAEDWRRIDLIRTGKFVEYVKARNKWTKLSGTIKDFNTIFPIPDTEMKLNGDITPADQNPGYN, from the coding sequence ATGAAACGCACTATAAAACTCAGCTTCGTAGCGGGATTAGCGATGTTCTCTGCCTCCTGCAGTAACTTCCTGGATGAGCGGAGCACCACAAAGCTGGATGAGAGCCAGGTATATTCTGATGTAAATCTGGTGGAAACAAGTCTCAAAGGTATTTATGCCAACTGGAAGGCAGTCCGCACAGATGAACAGGGACTGATCATGATGATGGGTACCGATGAGATCCAGCAGGGCGCTTTTCAGATGAAAAGTGATGCGCAGAAGGGGGGGCTGGACCGTTATGATGGTAACCTGAACTCAAACCTGAACCATATTGCTAATCAGTGGAACATCCGCTGGCCGATGGTCAATGAAAGCGCAAAGATCATTAAAGGGCTGGGTACAGGCGATGTAACCCCAGGTTCGCGTGAAGCAAAGCTGCTCGGCGAAGCTTCTTTCGTACGTGGTTTTCTCGATTTTCAGCTCGCGATGTACTGGGGAGAGATTCCTATCCGCGACCTGAGCCGTGAAGGGGAACTCGGCTTCCGCCGTCAGCCGCTGAAAGACGTATGGACATTTATTATTGCTGATCTGCAACGCGCTGCGGATAACTGTCCGAAGACCAATGACGCCGGTCGTGCGACCGCTGGTGCTGCATGGGCCATGCTGGGCAAGGCCTATATGTCAGCTCCTGTTTCTACCGGCCTGCGTGATTTCGCAAAAGCAGCTGCCTGCTTCGAGAAAATGATGGCTGATTATTCCCTGGTACCTTACAAAGACCTGTGGGATTATACCAAGCCTAATACAACAGAAGCCATCCTGGAATTCCAGTTCAGTCCTGTATACCCGAATAACAATAAAATACAGTTCCAGATAGGTTCCCGCGCTGTACAGGCTTTCTTTGGAGACGGTTGTTTCTACTCCGGTTATGATAAGGTAGTACCTACACAGTATGCCTATTCATCCGTCGACAGTGGTGGCATCTGGGAGCCGGGAGACCAGCGCAGGTTCGAAAGTATCCGGTACGATTTCACTTATTACGGTGAAACACCTACCTTGGATCCTATCAGATGGGAAGATCTTGGTAATGATTTTGATGAACTGCTGCCACACGTGAAGAAGTATGAAGATTTCCGTACTGACAAACACGCTGATAACAAGATCAATAATATGTGGAACTCCGGTAAGAATATCCCTGTATTGCGCCTGGCAGATGTAAAGCTGTCTTATGCAGAGTGTCTGAATGAACTGGGTCGTACACCTGAAGCGATCAATATAGTCAATGAGGTGCGTACGCGTGCCTGGGGTGGTGTGCTGCCGGATGAGAGAAAATGGAAGACCCTGTCGCAGGATGCGTTCCGTACTGCTATCATGGACGAGCGTATGCGCGAACTGTTTGCAGAAGACTGGCGTCGTATAGACCTGATCCGTACCGGTAAGTTTGTCGAATACGTAAAAGCACGTAACAAATGGACAAAACTGTCAGGTACCATTAAGGACTTCAATACCATATTCCCGATTCCGGATACAGAAATGAAACTCAACGGTGACATCACACCGGCTGATCAGAATCCAGGCTACAATTAA